GACGTTCCGGCTGTCCGCGCCCCGGCCGGAGCCGGTGGTGGTGCGCGCCGGGACGGAGATCGCCACGGTCCGTACGGAGACGGAGGAGGCGGTCGTCTTCACCACCTCCGAGGCCCTGTCGATCGTGCCGTGCGGCTTCGGCCATCTCGCCACCCGGCCGTCGGGCGGTGAGGCCGTGGACCGGACCGAGGAGCTGGCGCTCGGCCGGGACGTGCCCTGCTTCGGGGCAGCGCCCGTCGTCGGCGACTGTCTGTACGTGGGGCTGTCCGCCGCCGTGCCGGCGGGTGTCCTCGCCCTGCGGCTGGACTGCACGGTGGAGGGCGTCGGTGTCGACCCGCTGCGTCCGCCGGTCCTCTGGGAGGCGTGGGACGGCGGTGCCTGGCGGGTCTGCGAGATCGAGAAGGACGACACCGGGGGCTTCAACCGGTCCGGCGAACTGATCCTGCATCTGCCGAGGACCCACGCGCCCGCGACCGTGGTACGGCGGACCGGGGGCTGGCTGCGCTGCCGCCTGATCGAGGCGGAGCCGGGTCAACCGACGTACGTGGCACCGCCGGTGGTCCGCGGGGTCACCGCGTTCACGATCGGCGCGACCGTTCCGGCCGAGCACGCCGAGACCGTCACCGACGAGGTGCTGGGGCAGGCCGAGGGGGTGCCCGGCCAGGTGTTCCGGCTGGCCCGGCCGCCCGTGGTGCCGGGCGATTTCGTGGTCGACGTGACCGGTCCGGGGACGGGCGCGGACGCCGAACGGTGGATCCGCGTCGACGACTTCGCGCACTCCGGGCCCGAGGACCGGCACGTCACGCTGGACGCGAACTCCGGACGGGTGGAGTTCGGTCCCGCCGTACGTGAACGGGACGGTGGCATCCGCTACTTCGGCCGGGTCCCGGTCAAGGGCGCCACCGTACGGGTGCGGTCGTACCGTACGGGCGGCGGGCTGCGCGGCAATGTCGCGCGGTCGACGCTGCGGGTCCTGCGGGGCTCGATCCCGTACGTGGCGCGGGTGGAGAACCGGCGGCCCGCGCTCGGCGGGGTCGACGGCGAGAGCGTCGACAGCGCGCGGGTGCGCGGGCCGATGACGCTGCGGACGCTGCACCGGGCGGTCGTCCCGCACGACTACGAGCTGCTGGCGCGCGAGATCGCCCCGGACGCGGCGCGCGTGCACTGCATCCGGGCGGGGGCGGAGGACGAGGGCGCCGGGGCGGAGTCTGGTGGCCGGGGTGCGGGGGAAAGTGCCGCGGGTGGGGTGCGGCTGCTCATCGTGCCTGCCGGACGCGGCGACGTGCGGGGCCGGATCGAGTTCGACGAACTCGTCCCGCCCGCTCAGACGCTCGCTCTGATCTCCGAGCATCTGAACGCGCGGCGGCCGATCGGTACCCGGCTGGCGGTCGGGCCGCCGTTCTACCAGGGCGTCACAGTTGTCGCGTCGGTCCAGGCGGAGCGCGGGGCCGATGTCGAGAAGGTCCGGGAGACGGCGCTGTCCGCGCTGTACGGGTATTTCAACCCGCTCACCGGAGGCCCGGCCGGAGAGGGTTGGCCGTTCGGCCGGCCGGTCCAGTCGGGCGAGGCGTTCGCCGTACTGCAACGGGTGCCGGGCGTGGACCTGGTGGAGGACGTACGGCTCTACCGCGCCGATCCGGTCACCGGTGAACGCACCGACGCCACCACGAAGATCCCGCTGGACCGGCACGCGCTGGTCTTCAGCTACGAACACCAACTCCGGGTGAGAGGAGCCTGATCCGATGCGTGCCGCCGTCCCCGGTCTGCCGACGCCGCACCCCCTGATCGACCAACTGCCCGCCGTCTACCTGGAGCAGGACTTCCTGCGCCGCTTCCTCGCCGCGCTGGACGAAGTCCTGGCTCCGGTCCTGCTGACGCTCGACAATGTGCCCGCGTATCTGGACCACCGCACCGCCCCCGACGACTTCCTTGACTGGCTTGCCAGTTGGGTCGCGGTCGAGCCGCACGAGGACAGCCCCACGGACCACCGCCGGACCGCCGTGCGGGGGGCCGTGGCCCGGCACGCGCGGCGCGGAACGCCGGGCGGGCTGGCAGAAGCGGTCCGGCTGGAGACAGGCACGGAGCCGGAGATCGCCGAGAGCGGCGGCACCGCCTGGTCGACGAGCCCGAACACGCCGCTGCCGGGCAGCGCCGTTCCCTGGGTGACGATCCGGGTCAGGGCGGCCGAGGGCCGGCCGCTGGACCGGGTGCGGCTGGAGGAACTGATCGACACGGAGGTCCCGGCGCACGTCGGGTTCTCGCTGGAACTCCTGCCGCCGGGCGGGGACGGGGACGTGGGCATGCGCGGGGACGCGGGAGGTGCGGAGGGGTGATCTGCGAGACGTGCGGGCACCGGAACACGCCGGGGCGGGAGTTCTGCGCGTCGTGCGAGGCGTTCCTCGCGTGGGAGCCGGACGAGGCGGCCCCGGCGAGGGCGGCGGCTCCGGCGCCGGAGGCTGGACCGGCGCCCGAGCCTGAGCCGCCTGTGGCGGAACCACCCGCTCCGGTGAGTCGGCCGTCCGTACCCCCGCCACCGACCGCACCGCCACCCACGGCACCGCCGATCGCAACCCCGGACCCTGCTCCCCCTGCGGTCGGCGCTCCCAGACGCCCCGGCGAGAGCGCGGACCGGGCCGCGCCCGGCCCCGACGCGTGGCCCGACCCGGACGCCCGGCCGGCCGTCGCGGAGCCGCCGACACCGCCCGCCACCGCCGGGACGCCGGTCGTCTGCCCCCACTGCCGTACGGAGAACTCCCCCGACCGCACACTCTGCGTCCGCTGCGCACTCCTCCTGGACCCGGGCCCGCCCCCCGCGATCCGCCCGCCCTGGTGGCGACGGATCCTCACCCGTGGCCCCCGGCAGTCCCCCGTCGCGGGGACACGGCCACGACGAGGCTGGCGCAGGCCCCGGATCGGTCTGCCGGTCGTGCTGATCCTGCTGGCGGTGGGGATCTGGTTCGCGCTCCCCCATCTGTCGGGTCTCTTCGGCGTCGCGAAGGAGGAGACGGGGAAGCCCGAGTCGGTACCACCGACCGAGTGCCGTGCATCGGGCGCCGCGAAGGGCCATCCGGCGGGCGCGGCGGTCGACGGATTCAACAACCGTTACTGGGCGCCGGAGGAGACCGGGGACGGGATCGGGGAGTTCCTGGAGTGCGACTTCGCGCAGCCGGTGCGGCTGACGAAGCTGATCGTGTTCTCGGGGACCTCCGCGCGCAAGGACGAATTCCTCACGCAGGCGCGCCCGGCCGGGATCACCGTGCTGCTGACCGCGCGGGACGGCGAGCTGACCACCCGTACGATCCGGCTGCGCGACCAGGCGGGCGAGCAGACCTTCGATCTGCGGGGCTCGGAGACCGTACGGGCAAGGTTCACCGTCAACTCGGCGTACGGCACCGGGAAGGACCGCCGGATAGCCGTGGCGGAGGTCGAGTTCTTCGGCCGACGGTCGTGACGGACCGGCCGACGTCCGCCGAATCGCGCCGGACCTGCTGACTGCCGAGATCATCACGCGGGGAGGAAATTGGAGAAATGGGCAAATCATCTTGCATGCCCGAGATGAACTGCCCGGCAGACGAGAGAGCAGAAGAAAGGCGCGACATGACCACCACCATTCCCGGCGGAACCCTCACCCCGGCGGAGGGCCTCACGATCAGCCGGATGGGCTACGGAGCCATGCAACTGGCGGGCCCCGGTGTCTTCGGGCCGCCGAAGGACCGCGAAGAAGCGCTCGCCGTGCTGCGCGAGGCGGTCGCGCTCGGGGTCACGCACATCGACACCAGCGACTTCTACGGTCCCACCGTAGTCAACGAGCTGATCAAGGAGGCTCTGCACCCCTACCCCGCCGACCTGCGCATCGTCACCAAGGTCGGCGGCCGTCGCAGTGCAGAAGGCGGCTGGTTCTCGTCACTGGAGCCCGCCGATCTGAAGGTCCAGGTCCAGGAGAACCTGCTCCATCTGGGGCTGGACGTCATCGATGTGGTCAACCTGCGCATGGACACCCAGGGCGCCTCCACCGACTCCCTCGCCGAGCCCTTCGCCGCCCTGGCCGAACTGCGCGAGCAAGGTCTGATCCGCCACCTCGGCCTCAGCGGCGTCTCCGACGCCCAGCTCAGCGAGGCGCAGTCCATCGCGCCCGTCGTGACCGTCCAGAACCTCTACAACCTCGCCAACCGGGCGGACGACGCCCTGGTGGACCGCTGCGCGGCCGAGAACATCGCCTTCGCCGCGTTCTTTCCTCTCGGCGGTTTCAGCCCGTTGCAGTCCGAGACGCTGACCTCGGTCGCCGCGCGCCTCGAAGCCTCGCCGCAGCAGGTCGCGCTCGCCTGGCTGCTCCGGCGCTCGGCCACCACCGTCCTGATCCCGGGCACCTCTTCGGTCGGCCATCTGCGCCAGAACATCGCCGCGGCCGAGCTGCGCCTGCCGGCCGACGCGGTCGCCGAACTCGACGCGATCGGCAGCTAGGGCCTGTTTCACGGCGCCTGCCCGCTCGCCCGATCCCGCTCGCCCCATTCCGGCCATCCCGAGCATCCCGACCATCCCGAAGGAGTACTCGCATGCCCAGAGCCGTCCGCTACGACCGCTACGGCCCGGTCGACGTCCTGTATGTCGCCGACGTCGCCAGACCCGCCCCGGCCGCCGACGAGGTGGTCGTCGAAGTGGTCGCGGCGGGACTGAACCCCGGCGAGATCGGGGTACGCGAGGGGCTCGCGCACGCCATCTGGCCGGCCACCTTCCCCTCCGGTCAGGGCAGTGACCTCGCGGGTCGAGTCGTCGCCGTGGGCAGCGCGGTGTCCACGCCCGCGATCGGCGCGGAGGTGATCGGGTTCACCAACCGGCGTGCGGCGCAGGCGGATTACGTCGCCGTCCCCGCGGACCAGGTGACGCCCAGGCCCGCAGCCGTCGGCTGGGACGTGGCCGGGTCCCTGTTCGTGGCGGGCACCACCGCGTACGCCTCCGTCCGGGCGGTCGGGGCCGAGCCCGGCGAGACGGTAGCGGTCAGCGCCGCCGCGGGCGGGGTGGGCTCGCTGGCCGTCCAACTGCTCCGCCGTCAGGGCGTGCGGGTCCTCGCCGTCGCGGGCGAGGCCAATCACGACTGGCTCGCCTCCCTCGGCGCGGTGCCGATCGCGTACGGCGAGGGGGTGGAGGGTGTCGAGGAGCGGCTTCGTGCCGCGGCGCCCGACGGAGTGGACGCCTTCATCGACGCGTACGGAGGCGGCTACGTCGAACTCGCCATGGGGCTGGGCGTCGCCCCCGTACGGATCAACACGATCATCGATTTCCCCGCCGCGAAGAAGTTCGGCACCAAGAGCGACGGGAACATGGCCGCGGCCCGCGCGGACGTCCTGGCCGAACTCGCGGCCCTGATCGCCGAGGGTGAGATCGGCGTCGCCGTAAGCGCCACGTACCCCATCGAACAGGTCCAGCAGTCGTACACGGCCCTGGCCGGCCCGCACAGCCGAGGAAAGATCGTCCTACGGATGCGCTGACCCGCCTGCGGCGCGCGGTGGCCGGGTTGTGCGTTGCCGCAAGCGCTCCGGCGCGAGCCACCGCCGGGGGGAGCTGGACTTGGGTATCCCCTGCCCCCGCTGCGCGGGGCCGGACGTCCGACCGGTGCGTCCAGCCGGTTCCCGCCGGTCGCCGGTCACAAGCCTCAACTGATGCGCGACGGCAACCAGGAGGCCGAACCGCCGCAGCCGCGCGCACGGCGTCACGGGGGCCAGAGTTAGCCCCGCAGCCGCCGTGCCGGCGGCACGGCCCGTGCACTCCAGCCGGTCCCAACCGACCCCCGGCCGCGAGCATCAGCCGATCGAGTCAGCCATCAGGAGGCCGGACTGCCGGCCGGAGCGACCCGGAAGGCCGTCGGAGACACAATGCACCTCCCGACCGCCACAGCCCCTCGCCCGGCGCCACCAGGCCGGCCGGCGGTAACGCCGCAGCCGCCGATGCCGCCCGACGCGCTGGACCGGAGGTCCGGCCCGTGCGCCCGTGCGCTCCTCCCGGTCCCAGCCGGCCTCCCGTTCACGAGCCTCGGCTGATGCGAGTCGTTGATCTGGAGGCCGAGCCGCCAGCCGGAACGAACCGGAAGGCCGCCGCAGCCGCGCGCACGGCGTCACGGGGGCCAGAGTTAGCCTCGCAGCCGCCGTGCCGGCGGCACGGCCCGTGCACTCCAGCCGATTCCCGTCGGCCTCCGGTCGCAAGCCGCAACCGATGCGCGTCGGCGACCACGAGGCCGAACCGCCAGCCGGAACGACCTGGAGAGCCACCGGAAACGAAACGCACCTCCCGGCCGCCGCAACCGGCCGCGCGGCGCCACCAAGCCGGCCCGCGTAGCGCCGCAGCCGCCGATACCGCGCGCCGCGCGAGGCCGGGCGTCCGGGCGGTGTGCTCCAGGCAGTCCCAGCCGACCCCCGGTCGCGAGCATCAACTGACGCGGGTCGGCGACCAGGAAGCCGGACCGCCGGGCCGGAGCGATCCGGAAGGCCGCCGGAAACGAAACGCACCACCCGGCCGGCGCGGCCGGTTCCGCTCAACGCGCACACCCGGGTGCGTTCCGCCGGGCGCCCGGCGCCGCCGCCCCGCTCGGCCCCAACACCGCCTCCGGCGAGGGGCGTTAGTACGTTCCTGGTACATTCCTCGCCGTCCGCCGGGGGCCCGGGTATGGCAAAGTCGTGCCGTGGATGAGCTGCGACCCCAAGATCCCGCGCGAATAGGCGTATGGCAGATACTCGCCCGGCTCGGCGCGGGCGGCATGGGAGAGGTGTATCTCGGTCGTTCGCCGGGGGGCCGGCTGGTGGCGGTGAAGGTGATCCGTGACGAGATCAGTGACCATCCGGAGTCGCTGGCCCGGTTCCGGCGGGAAGCCGCGACCATGGAGACCGTACGCAGCCCCTACACCGCCCAGTTGATCGAGGCGTCGCTCGACTCGTCCCCGTACTGGCTGGCCACCGAGTACGTGCCGGGACCCACGCTGCGCGCCGCCGTGACCGGGAGCGGCCCGTTCCCGCCCGAGAGCGCGCTGCGGCTGTTCGCCGCGCTCGCCGAGGGGCTGGCCACGGTCCACGTCCACGGGGTCACGCACCGGGACCTGAAACCGCAGAACGTCATCCTCGCGCCGCAGGGGCCGCAGCTCATCGACTTCGGCATCGCCCGGGGGCTTGAGCAGACACTCCTCACCCAGGTCGGAATGGCACCCGGAACACCCGGATACGCCGCGCCCGAGGTTCTCCTCCGTAACGAGGTCGGCCCGGCGGCGGACATCTTCGCTCTGGGAGCGACGATCGCCTTCGCCGCGACCGGCCGGCCTCCCTACGGTGGCGGAGAGGCCTCGGCGGTGAGCTACCGGACCGTTCACGAGGACATCAACCTGGAGGGCGTACGGGACGACCTGGCCGCGCTGATCCGGCGCTGCGTCGCCAAGGACCCCGCTGAACGGCCCGAGTTGGCCGCCGTGATCGCCGGATGCGCGGTGGACTCCGCGCTGGCGGCGGACGCGCACTACCGGTCGGTGGCGCGCGACGCCGAAGCCGTACCCGAGGGCGTGGCCGAGGCCGCGCCGGAGCATGTGACGGCGGTCGAGCCCGAGGCCGAGCCCAAGTCCGCGCGCTGGGGATACGACGAGACCACCCCGTACCCCTCACCGAACCGTCGACCGCCTGCCCCCACCCGGCCCGGACGTCGCAAGGGCTGGCTCGCGGTGTGCGCGCTGGGGCTCGTCGTGCCGTTGGGGCTCTGGCTGCTCCCCGGGCAGGGCGACGACAAGGACACCGAGGCGGGCACCACCGGAGCCACCACGTCCGGGCCGACCGCCAACACCGGTCCGAAGGACGACGCGAAGGACGACGCGAAAGACGATCCGGCGCAGGGCCCACCGGACCACATCGTGAACGACCGTGTCTCGCAGGACCGTTGGACCCTGTCGGACGATCCGCAACAAGCGTCCCAGGGAATCGGCTCCTGCGACATGGGCAGTCTCGCCGACTCCTCGCCGCCGACGGACATGCAGTCCTCCGTCTCGCACACCACCGGCTCGGGCACCGCCACGGCGGCCTTCCGCCCCAAGAACGCCGGGAAGGGAGAGCGCCCGGCGCCGTACTACGTCTCCGTCGGAATACGCCCTCCGCACGAGACCGACCGCGCCACCGGGCGGCCCCTCAAGTCGGTGGGGAAGGGCATCGGCTTCACCAGCAAACCCGTCGACCTCTACTCCAAGTGGTCCTCGGGCGGCACCATCAAGTTCCAGTACCCGGACGACTTCCGGGCCCACTTCGACGCGCGGACCGTCGACGCGATCCCGGTGAGTGACGATCCGGGCGACTGGACCGTGGTGCTCTACCACGTCGAGGGCGGACCCACGAAGTACACGTCCATCGTGTGCAACGGCTTCCACGCGTAGCTGTCACGTTCGCGCGCCCGCCGGTGTCTTCATGTCGAACAGCCGGACAGCAGGACATCCGAGCCTGTGAACCGGCGAACCGGCGAACGTACAGGGAGAACATCATGGCGCTACGCGTTCCGAAGGCGGAACTCACCGCCGAGCTCAGGGAGAGCCTGATCAAGCAGTTCGGTACCGTGCCCGAGCCCGTCGAAGTGACCTGGCACAACCCCGGGGTCGCCGAGGCCAGCATGGGGCTCGGGGGCCAGGTGGGCGCCTGGGACTCGGTCGACGAGAGTCTCAAGTCGTACGCCCACATGGCCGTCGCCGCACAGGTGGGCTGCGGCTGGTGCCTCGACATCGGCTACTTCCAGGCGGCGAACCAGAACCTGGACGTGGCGAAGGCGAGCCAGGTGCCGCGCTGGCGGGAGTCGGAGGTGTTCACGCCGCTGGAGCGGGACGTGCTGGAGTACGCCGAGGCCATGACGAACACGCCGCCGACCGTCACCGACGAACTGTCCGCGAGTCTGCTCGACCGGCTCGGCCCGGCGGCGCTTGTCGAACTCACCGTCTTCATCTCCTTCTCCAACTTCGCGACCAGGAGCAACAACGCGCTCGGGATCGAGTCGCAGGGCTTCTCCGCCGCATGCGAGATTCCGCTGGCCGATCGTCCCGAGAAGTCCGGCGTGGCGTCGGCGGTATGACCGGGGACCCGTTCGTCGCCCATCGCAGCCTGCTGTTCACGGTCGCCTACGAGATGCTCGGGTCGGCGGCCGACGCCGAGGACGTGCTCCAGGAGTCCTGGCTGCGATGGGCGGCCGTCGACAGCTCACAGGTGCGTGATCCGCGGGCGTATCTCGTGCGGACCGTCACCCGGCAGGCGCTCAACCGCCTGCGAACGCTGTCGCGCAGCCGCGAGGAGTACATCGGCGAGTGGCTGCCGGAACCGCTGCTGACCAGCCCCGATGTCGCCGAGGACGTCGAACTCGCGGAGAGCGTCTCGATCGCGATGCTGACCGTGCTGGAGACCCTTGGGCCGACGGAGCGGGCGGTGTTCGTACTCCGCGAGGTCTTCGAGATGCCGTACGGGGAGATCGCCGGCGCCGTCGGGAAATCCCCGGCCACGGTGCGGCAGATCGCGCGCCGGGCACGCGACCATGTGGCGGCCCGGCAGCCGCGGGTGCGGGTGAGCCGGTCGGAGCAGCGGGCGGTGGTGGAACGGTTCCTGCTCGCGTTGCGCACCGGGCGGTTGCAGGAGCTGATGGAGGTCATGGCACCGGACGTGGTCCTGATCGCCGACGGCGGTGGGCAGGCGGCGGCGGCTCGGGTTCCGGTCCACGGGGCCGGAGCGGTGGCGAGGTTGCTCACGGGGGCGGACCGCGGGGTGGTCAGGTACGAGACCACGACCGTATGGCTCAACGGCGCCCCTGCGGGGCGGGTCGAGATCGACGGTCACCTGGTCGCGGTGAGCCTCGTGGTGGAGGACGGACGGATCGCGCGGATCTACGCGGTGGCGAATCCGCGGAAACTGACGCGGCTGGACGAAGCGGCGGAACTCGCCAGGTGACTGGCGCCGACCGGCACCGCCGCCGGGGTCTTCCTCGGCGGCGGTGGTGGCGGGTGCGGTGGGTGGCGGTGGACGGGGTCGCGTGACGCCGGGTGCCGAAGTCGGGCCCTGTCGACGGTGGTTGGCGCATCCGCCCTCCTCCGTGCACCGCTCCGTGGTCACGCGCGATCGTGCAGCAGGGCGCTGTGATGGTGGCGGAGGAGTCGTTCGTGGTCGGGAGTGAACAGTTCACGCCCGATGCCCACCGCGAGATCGTCGACGGCACCCTCCGTACGGGGCGGGGGGATGCCGGCCACCGTGGGTGGGACGGGACGGCCTGTGGCGCGCAGCAGCCGGGCGAGGGCCCGTTCCCTGGCCTCGGTGGTGCCGCCGAGAGCGGGACCGGCGAGTTCTTCGTGCGTGATCACGCAGACCGCCGGGTGGTGGAGCAGCCAGCGGCCACGGCGGGCTTCTCGTATGCCGGGGAAGCCGGGGTCGGTCAGCGCGAGCGTGATCTTGGCGTCCAGGGTGGGCAGGGTGGCGAGGATGTCGCGGTAGACGAGGTGATCGGGAAGGGAGCCGACGCGGTCCGCGGGCTGCGAGAGGGCCCGAATGTGGCTGATGATCCGGTCCCGGATGTCACGGTGGTGGTAGACGATCGGCGGCTGGGACCGGGTGTGCCAGGTGCGGAGGAGGTCCGCGTCGGCGTTGTGGAGGTCCAGGCCGGTGACGTACCAGCAGCCCCGGCCCGGCAGCAGGGTGTGCAGCGTGGTGTCGGGCAGGCGGGCGAGCCGGGACTCGGTTTCCGGGTCGACGGGTGAGGCGAGGGTCGTGGGCTGGCCCAGACGGGTCCACCACACCCGCCACAGGGCGCTGACCGCCTGCTGGAAGGCGGCTTCGAGGGAGTCCCGGTCGTGCGACGGATCCAGCAGAAGCGCAGTCCGGTCGGGGCCGTAGGCGGCCGTGAGCAGGGAGTACACCTCGCCGGGGCCGGGCTGGCCGGCGCCGGCGGCCGGGTCGCCGCTCATGGTGCCGTACGAGGTGTAGCCGAGGAGGCGGGTGACGTCCGCCAGCAGCGAGGTACCGCTGCCCGGCAGCGAGACGGCGATCAACAGGGGCACGGCCATGGGACATCTCCCGGAGGAAGGGGCGGGGCCGTCGGGCCCCGGCTGCGGCTACCGGCCGCGCGGTGGGGTGGGTTCGGCGGGCCCGGCCGCCTTGACGGTTGTGCCGCGGCTGAGGAGCAGGTCCTCGTAGGTGTGATGACGGCGGGTGGTGGTGCGGTCGTGCAGCAGCCGGGCCGCACGGGCGCCTTCGCCCGCCTCGGCCAGCGCGCGGGCGAGGGTGTCCTGGATGATCTCGCGCTCCACCCGCACTCCGCCGACCTGCTCCGCCTTGTCACCGAGCCCGGTCAGCAGGTCCGCCGCCGCCCGGGGACGGCCGGCGGTGACCTCCGCGAGCGCCCGGACCACCGGGACCAGGACGTCGCGGAACGCGGGGCGCGGGTCGGCCGCGGCGCGGTGGGCGAGGGCGTACAGATCCTCGGTGGCTGCCTCCACGGCGAGGGCGAGTGCCAGGTTGAAGGTGTGGAAGATCTCCGCCATGCCGCCCGGTTCGGCCAGCAGTTGGCGTACATGGTCCAGGTCGCCGCGACCGGCCGGGCGCTGTCCCGCGAGCAGCAGACGCCAGTTGGTCGCGGCCCGCATTCCCACATCGGCGTGGGTCAGTGCCGTGTCCGCGCGCCTGCGTGCCTCGGGGAAGTCGCCGGAGGCGATCGACTGAAGTGCGGCGTGCCAGTTGAGATGCCGGGACTGCACCGCGTCCGGGTCCGCCGCGAGCCAGTCGTCGAGGAAGGCGACGCACGCGGGGCCGGTGCCCAGTTCGTGCTCCGCGTGGGCGAGGGCGTGCGCGGCCACGCCCGAGCGGGGGTACAGGGTCAGCGCCCGCTCGGCGAGCCGGTGGGCCTCCCGTGCCCGGCCCTGCTCGGCCCTGGTGGCGGCGAGCCAGCTGGTCCAGGGCCAGTTGGCCGGGCCCGCCGACGCCGCCTGTTCCTCGACGAGGGCGTCGCCGTACGCGCGGTAGGCGGGGTCCTCGCAGGTGTGGAAGGCACCCAGCATGAGCCCGGCCAACTCGTCGGCGGGCCACCGGGCGAAGTGGGACATCAGGTGATCGGCGGTCAGCCGGTACTGCCGGTGGGTATGGAGGAACACTCCGTACACGAGGCTCGCCTGCCGCTCGCCCGCGGCCGTGGCGTCCCGGTGCGCGACGACGAGTTGTTCCTTCAACTCGTCGTCGCCGAGCCCGTCCCCGATCGCCAGCATCAGCAGCGCACGCGCCACACCGCTGTCCGGTTGCCCGGCCGCCCACTTCTCCAGCAGCGGCAACGCCCGCCCGCTCAGGGCCAGCAGCTCCGTGACCGCCCGCTCCCCGACCCCGACCCCGGTCACCGGGGCCGGTCCGCTCCCGCTCACCACCATCCGGCTGAACTCCCGCCGCCCATAACGCCCTTCGGACCTTCGGATCAGACGGAAGCCCTGAACACAGCGGTGCATACGATGCCGCTGGTGCCGCAGTGGTTGCGCGGCAGACTCAGCGGCAGTCCGGCCTGGTTGCCGCCCACGAGCCCGCTGCCGGCCACCGTGGCGCCCTCGGACCGGGCGCCTTTCCCGTCCTGGACGCAGGTGTTGCCGAACACCGCGTTCCCGATCCCGACGACGTTCGCCTGCGCGGCGCCCGCCGGAAGGAGCGCAGCCCCGGCCACCGCACCCACCACCGCGGCCCGCACCCCGGCCTTGCCCACACCGCCGCCGAGACCACCGGCTCCGCCTACGCCGCCGACGCCGCTCTTGGTCCGCAACTCCACGCCCATCGCTTCTCCTTCGTCCCAGGATCACCAGGGGACACACGGTCCCGGTCACCTGCCACAGAGCGTGCCGGACGCATATTCGTCCGACCGCACCCGCTCAACGACCCAGCGCCGCCTCCGACACGCTCATGAGACGCATCCTCTGCGTGGAGCTGGCTCCTACCGCTCGTAACCCTTCTCGATGTCCCGTGACACCTCCCGGAACAGTTCCTCCGCCGCGCTCTCCGCCGGGGTCGGTCGGCGTTCTGTGAGGCGGGCCAGCAGGATGCGGCGGGTGGGGGCCGAGGGTCTGAGGGACACCGCCTCGATGCCGGAGAGGAGGTTCGTCAGGGCCGGGCGGGGGGCGAGGGCGATGCCGAGGCCGATGGAGACCATGGCCTGGGCCTCCTGGTAGTCGTGCGCGTGGAAGGAGACCGTCGGGCGGAAGCCGGCCGCCTGGCATGTTCTGGCGAGTACGTCGGCGACGGGGTGCTCATCGGCGCGGGTGATCCAGTTCTCGTCGGTGAGTTCCGTGATGTCCACGGATTCGCGGCCCGCGAGCCGGTGGTCGCGGGCGACGATCAGCACCGTCGGGTCGTCGATCAGATGCGTGACGGTGAGGCACGGGTCGTCCA
This window of the Streptomyces niveus genome carries:
- a CDS encoding carboxymuconolactone decarboxylase family protein, translating into MALRVPKAELTAELRESLIKQFGTVPEPVEVTWHNPGVAEASMGLGGQVGAWDSVDESLKSYAHMAVAAQVGCGWCLDIGYFQAANQNLDVAKASQVPRWRESEVFTPLERDVLEYAEAMTNTPPTVTDELSASLLDRLGPAALVELTVFISFSNFATRSNNALGIESQGFSAACEIPLADRPEKSGVASAV
- a CDS encoding RNA polymerase sigma-70 factor; the encoded protein is MTGDPFVAHRSLLFTVAYEMLGSAADAEDVLQESWLRWAAVDSSQVRDPRAYLVRTVTRQALNRLRTLSRSREEYIGEWLPEPLLTSPDVAEDVELAESVSIAMLTVLETLGPTERAVFVLREVFEMPYGEIAGAVGKSPATVRQIARRARDHVAARQPRVRVSRSEQRAVVERFLLALRTGRLQELMEVMAPDVVLIADGGGQAAAARVPVHGAGAVARLLTGADRGVVRYETTTVWLNGAPAGRVEIDGHLVAVSLVVEDGRIARIYAVANPRKLTRLDEAAELAR
- a CDS encoding chaplin family protein, whose amino-acid sequence is MGVELRTKSGVGGVGGAGGLGGGVGKAGVRAAVVGAVAGAALLPAGAAQANVVGIGNAVFGNTCVQDGKGARSEGATVAGSGLVGGNQAGLPLSLPRNHCGTSGIVCTAVFRASV
- a CDS encoding LysR substrate-binding domain-containing protein, which translates into the protein MVADGVVQLVVARNLVGGLLAMLESREIQLALLWDYHWRRVDDPCLTVTHLIDDPTVLIVARDHRLAGRESVDITELTDENWITRADEHPVADVLARTCQAAGFRPTVSFHAHDYQEAQAMVSIGLGIALAPRPALTNLLSGIEAVSLRPSAPTRRILLARLTERRPTPAESAAEELFREVSRDIEKGYER